Proteins from one Microcaecilia unicolor chromosome 2, aMicUni1.1, whole genome shotgun sequence genomic window:
- the FAM50A gene encoding protein FAM50A — protein sequence MAQYKGAASEAGRAMQLMKKRERQREEMEQLRQKIAEENVVKSNINKKFSAHYDAVEAELKSSTVGLVTLNDMKAKQEALVKEREKQLAKKEQYKDLQLKLEKQREKERKKEQKRKIASLSFNLDEDEAEEGEEEEDLDLQEIPTKKKKKQLGKNPDVDTSFLPDRDREEEENRLREELRQEWEAKQEKIKSEEIEITFSYWDGSGHRRTVKMKKGNTMQQFLQKALEILRKDFSELRSAGVEQLMYIKEDLIIPHHHSFYDFIVTKARGKSGPLFNFDVHEDVRLLSDATVEKDESHAGKVVLRSWYEKNKHIFPASRWEPYDPEKKWDKYTIR from the exons ATGGCGCAGTACAAAGGAGCGGCGAGTGAGGCAGGGAGAGCCATGCAGCTAATGAAAAAGAGGGAGAGGCAGCGGGAGGAGATGGAGCAATTGCGGCAGAAGATCGCCGAG GAGAATGTTGTGAAGTCGAACATCAACAAGAAGTTCTCAGCGCACTATGATGCTGTGGAGGCAGAGCTCAAATCCAGTACTGTGG GTCTGGTGACCCTCAATGACATGAAAGCCAAGCAGGAGGCTCTGGTGAAGGAGCGGGAGAAGCAGTTGGCCAAGAAGGAACAGTACAAGGACTTGCAGCT aaaactGGAAAAGCAGCGAGAGAAGGAGCGAAAAAAAGAGCAGAAACGTAAGATTGCTAGTCTGTCCTTCAACTTGGATGAGGACGAAGCAgaggagggagaagaggaggaggacttGGACCTACAGG aGATACccacaaaaaagaagaagaaacagctAGGGAAAAACCCAGATGTGGACACCAGCTTCCTTCCAGACAGGGACCGTGAG GAAGAGGAGAACCGTTTGCGGGAAGAGCTTCGGCAGGAGTGGGAAGCCaaacaagagaaaataaaaa GTGAAGAGATTGAGATCACATTCAGTTACTGGGATGGCTCAGGACACCGCCGGACTGTTAAG ATGAAGAAAGGCAACACGATGCAACAGTTCCTGCAGAAAGCACTGGAAATCCTTCGGAAGGACTTCAGTGAGCTCCG ATCTGCTGGTGTGGAGCAGTTGATGTACATCAAGGAGGATCTGATAATCCCTCAT CATCACAGTTTTTATGATTTCATCGTAACCAAAGCCAGAGGCAAAAGTG GGCCACTTTTCAACTTTGATGTCCATGAGGATGTTCGGCTACTGAGTGATGCCACTGTGGAAAAGGATGAG tcacatGCTGGAAAAGTGGTCCTGCGTAGCTGGTATGAGAAAAACAAACACATCTTCCCAGCCAGCCGTTGGGAGCCCTACGATCCAGAGAAGAAATGGGATAAATACACG ATCCGCTGA